A stretch of Spirosoma oryzicola DNA encodes these proteins:
- a CDS encoding GNAT family N-acetyltransferase, whose amino-acid sequence MTDTLSIRAIKPEQTYPLRHSVLWPDKPLDYVKVDNDSEGYHVGAFLHDDLVAVISLFVDGQTARFRKFAASPAHQRRGIGTQLLNHTIAEARRLGATTLWCDARLDAADFYRRFGMKAVSDVFYKGPIPYARFEMVL is encoded by the coding sequence ATGACTGATACCTTATCCATTCGGGCAATCAAACCCGAGCAAACCTACCCGCTTCGTCACAGCGTGTTATGGCCTGACAAACCCCTCGATTATGTAAAAGTAGACAACGATTCGGAAGGCTATCACGTTGGCGCATTTCTTCACGACGATTTGGTAGCTGTAATCTCCTTATTTGTGGACGGTCAGACCGCGCGTTTCCGAAAGTTTGCCGCGTCTCCCGCTCATCAGCGCCGGGGCATTGGTACTCAATTGCTGAACCACACGATTGCCGAAGCCCGTCGGCTGGGAGCTACGACACTCTGGTGTGATGCCCGGCTCGATGCAGCTGATTTTTACCGGCGTTTTGGCATGAAGGCTGTTAGTGATGTGTTCTACAAAGGTCCGATTCCGTACGCCCGTTTTGAAATGGTTTTATAA
- a CDS encoding porin: MKKILLLISSLFVSWSTYAQDSTSTTPGKFTFSGYMDTYYFGNFNNPKSQSNLGLNGTNAGNARAFDQKAGQFGIGLVQAKATYTADKVDAVIDLAFGPFADLGNYGNNVGLLGTPGSTALAIKQAYIVFKASSKLSFTAGQFGTHIGYEVIDAPVNYNYSLSNLFNNGPFYHIGLKGQYTFSDRAYLMLGVVNNVDNLFDNNKKKGLIGQFFFSPVVGWNVYLNAITSNEASQNTDAVNADNASYSLFDLTTTYQVTPKFYLGLNAATGSQKGDYQGVGGPATSKSWGGVAVYSNYSFTDKFGLGVRYETFDNKNGARALTDAAGNGASVNSITLTGNINAADGHILFKPELRIDAYNADKFEKNDGSLTKSQTTLGMAAIFKF, translated from the coding sequence ATGAAAAAAATACTTTTACTTATTAGTTCTTTGTTTGTTAGTTGGAGCACATACGCTCAGGATTCAACGTCCACTACGCCGGGGAAATTCACGTTCTCGGGGTACATGGATACGTACTATTTTGGAAACTTCAATAATCCTAAAAGCCAGTCAAACCTGGGTCTGAATGGTACAAACGCTGGTAATGCGCGCGCCTTCGACCAAAAAGCGGGTCAGTTCGGAATTGGCTTGGTTCAGGCTAAAGCAACATACACAGCTGATAAAGTGGATGCGGTTATCGACCTGGCATTTGGACCATTCGCCGATCTTGGTAACTATGGTAATAATGTTGGGTTGCTCGGTACTCCCGGATCAACCGCACTGGCGATCAAACAAGCGTACATTGTTTTTAAAGCGTCCAGCAAATTATCGTTTACCGCTGGTCAGTTCGGTACGCATATCGGTTATGAGGTGATTGACGCACCTGTCAACTACAACTATTCGCTTTCGAACCTTTTCAACAACGGTCCTTTCTATCACATCGGGTTAAAGGGACAGTATACCTTCAGTGACCGGGCGTACTTGATGCTGGGCGTTGTCAACAACGTCGATAACCTGTTCGACAACAACAAGAAGAAGGGGTTGATTGGACAGTTCTTTTTCTCGCCGGTTGTAGGCTGGAATGTCTATTTGAATGCTATTACGTCGAATGAAGCATCGCAAAACACGGACGCTGTAAACGCAGACAACGCAAGCTACTCGCTGTTCGATCTGACGACTACCTACCAGGTTACCCCTAAGTTCTATCTGGGCTTGAATGCTGCTACTGGATCGCAGAAAGGTGACTATCAGGGCGTTGGTGGCCCTGCTACGTCGAAGAGCTGGGGTGGAGTAGCCGTGTATTCGAACTACTCGTTTACCGACAAGTTTGGCCTGGGTGTTCGCTACGAGACATTTGATAACAAGAACGGTGCCCGCGCATTAACGGACGCTGCTGGTAATGGTGCCAGTGTCAACTCAATCACGTTGACGGGTAATATCAACGCAGCAGACGGCCACATCCTGTTCAAGCCCGAACTACGGATTGACGCCTACAATGCGGATAAATTCGAGAAAAACGACGGATCGCTTACGAAATCACAGACGACGCTGGGGATGGCTGCCATCTTTAAGTTCTAA
- a CDS encoding SGNH/GDSL hydrolase family protein: MKILIIGDRHIGGYGLSAGQISFVGHFIRQISQTGRAVSVEAYAQSTLAAVQMTMSQLPLEHYDLIMVQAGQGCVDHPAGLESVFVRDTSRVPDVSGDLVLPEWLLPTVEKKPVGLIKRTAEAGQFLLMQGMATLGLLPRLFTVRHELTDLLTLLKPYRHKVILLSPFPHPEPVYRWLRQQGRALFMRSDVRQSFSVFDSDAVIQPREEYFLTSTTNTGYLNAVGHELVGRALFDFYLAAPTIVAIHTIRRS; this comes from the coding sequence ATGAAGATACTGATCATTGGTGACCGGCATATTGGAGGATACGGCCTTTCTGCCGGACAAATTAGTTTTGTTGGTCATTTTATTCGGCAAATAAGCCAGACTGGCCGAGCGGTTTCGGTAGAAGCGTACGCCCAGTCAACATTGGCTGCGGTTCAGATGACTATGAGTCAGCTACCGCTGGAACACTATGATCTGATCATGGTGCAGGCGGGTCAGGGCTGTGTGGACCATCCGGCTGGCCTGGAATCGGTATTCGTCCGCGATACGAGTCGTGTGCCTGACGTTTCCGGAGATCTGGTACTGCCTGAGTGGCTCTTGCCAACCGTTGAAAAAAAGCCAGTGGGGCTGATCAAACGAACCGCCGAGGCCGGGCAGTTCCTGTTGATGCAAGGTATGGCTACACTCGGACTGCTTCCACGGTTGTTTACGGTTCGGCACGAGTTGACCGATTTACTTACGTTGCTGAAACCATATCGCCATAAAGTAATACTGCTTAGTCCGTTCCCGCATCCGGAGCCTGTCTATCGGTGGTTACGGCAGCAGGGACGGGCTTTGTTTATGCGGTCGGACGTACGGCAATCGTTCAGCGTTTTTGACTCGGACGCCGTAATTCAGCCCCGCGAAGAATATTTTCTGACCAGTACGACAAACACTGGCTACCTGAATGCGGTTGGACATGAACTGGTCGGTCGTGCTTTGTTTGATTTTTACCTGGCTGCGCCAACCATTGTCGCTATTCATACGATTCGGCGGAGTTAA
- a CDS encoding DUF3471 domain-containing protein, whose product MKTTYFFLLIAGLTLSLCGSSYAQSTAAVADSIRLSEYTGTYTFTSGSPIEKFTVTAQKGDLMGEANEFGKNRLVKQAKEDTYQSTSSYGSVITFIRDVATKAVTGLTLAAQGTELTAKKENP is encoded by the coding sequence ATGAAAACAACATACTTCTTTCTCCTAATCGCTGGATTAACCCTGTCGCTGTGCGGTTCTTCGTACGCCCAATCAACGGCTGCGGTTGCCGATTCAATCCGCTTGAGTGAATATACCGGGACGTACACATTTACGAGCGGAAGTCCAATTGAAAAATTTACCGTTACGGCTCAAAAAGGGGACTTAATGGGCGAAGCGAATGAATTTGGGAAAAACCGGCTCGTAAAACAGGCAAAAGAAGATACCTATCAATCGACGAGTTCGTACGGTTCAGTCATCACATTTATTCGCGACGTGGCGACAAAAGCCGTGACAGGGTTGACGCTAGCCGCTCAAGGTACCGAGCTAACGGCCAAGAAAGAGAATCCGTAA
- a CDS encoding PQQ-dependent sugar dehydrogenase, whose protein sequence is MKTLIVTTVAMTALFAACNSKKESNTAATDVATADTTITLPAPYATKSTQHFSNVIGWPQGKTPQAPAGFAVTEYVSGLASPRWIYVAPNGDIFVAEANTERKGVKQAIKNIAVGQSNSERSAPSANRITLLRDTNKDGKPEVKETFLGGLNQPFGMLVLGDHFYVANTDGIWQYPYKAGQSKMSSPGKKILNLPAGGYNNHWTRNLLASPDGKKIYVSVGSGSNVGEHGMDNEVRRANILEINPDGSGERIFASGLRNPVGMDWQPENKTLYTAVNERDELGDELVPDYLTSVKEGAFYGWPYSYYGQNEDPRRKGERPDLVKKTVVPDVPLGSHTASLGLAFYDETAFPEKYRNGAFVGQHGSWNRSTFSGYKVVFVPFANGKPGKPEDFLTGFITAGNDKDVYGRPVGVTVAPDGALLVADDAAGRIWRVVASK, encoded by the coding sequence ATGAAAACACTTATTGTGACGACGGTTGCCATGACTGCTTTGTTTGCAGCCTGCAACTCAAAAAAAGAAAGCAATACAGCCGCTACCGACGTAGCCACTGCCGACACGACGATCACTCTGCCTGCTCCGTACGCGACAAAATCGACGCAGCATTTCAGTAATGTTATTGGCTGGCCGCAGGGGAAAACACCACAGGCACCAGCGGGTTTTGCCGTAACAGAATACGTTAGTGGTTTAGCGAGCCCTCGCTGGATTTATGTAGCACCGAACGGTGATATTTTCGTCGCTGAAGCCAATACGGAGCGTAAAGGAGTCAAACAGGCAATCAAAAACATTGCGGTAGGGCAAAGTAATTCGGAACGCTCGGCACCGAGTGCCAACCGGATTACGCTCCTGCGCGATACGAATAAAGATGGAAAGCCCGAAGTAAAGGAAACATTTTTAGGCGGGCTGAATCAACCCTTTGGAATGCTGGTGCTGGGCGATCATTTTTATGTCGCTAATACCGACGGTATCTGGCAGTACCCGTATAAGGCTGGGCAGTCAAAAATGAGCAGTCCAGGTAAAAAGATCCTAAACTTGCCCGCCGGTGGCTATAACAATCACTGGACACGCAATCTGCTGGCCAGCCCCGATGGCAAAAAGATCTATGTCTCTGTTGGATCGGGAAGTAACGTGGGCGAACATGGTATGGACAACGAAGTTCGGCGGGCCAATATCCTGGAGATCAATCCAGACGGGTCGGGTGAACGGATTTTTGCCAGCGGCTTGCGTAACCCGGTGGGTATGGACTGGCAACCCGAAAACAAGACCCTGTACACGGCTGTTAACGAACGCGACGAGTTGGGTGATGAATTGGTCCCGGACTATCTAACGAGCGTCAAAGAAGGGGCTTTCTACGGCTGGCCTTATTCCTATTACGGTCAGAACGAAGATCCGCGCCGGAAAGGTGAGCGTCCCGATCTGGTGAAAAAAACGGTTGTTCCCGATGTACCACTGGGTTCGCATACCGCTTCGCTTGGCTTAGCTTTTTACGATGAAACCGCGTTTCCGGAAAAGTACCGCAATGGTGCGTTTGTTGGGCAACACGGTTCCTGGAACCGGTCGACGTTTTCGGGGTATAAAGTGGTATTTGTGCCGTTTGCGAATGGTAAGCCGGGCAAACCGGAAGATTTCTTAACCGGATTTATCACAGCAGGTAATGACAAAGATGTTTATGGCCGTCCAGTAGGAGTCACGGTAGCACCAGACGGAGCCTTACTAGTTGCTGACGATGCCGCCGGACGGATATGGCGCGTAGTCGCATCCAAGTAA
- a CDS encoding 4Fe-4S dicluster domain-containing protein, whose product MAIMITDECINCGACEPECPNTAIYEGGVEWTWGGGTELTEVDFGDGTVVSGKAPQAPVSNEFYYIVSDKCTECVGFHEEPQCAAVCPVDCCVPDPEVVEDEETLLSKKAWLHAEA is encoded by the coding sequence ATGGCAATCATGATCACTGACGAGTGCATCAATTGTGGTGCCTGCGAACCCGAATGCCCCAATACAGCCATCTACGAAGGTGGTGTTGAATGGACTTGGGGCGGAGGAACCGAACTAACCGAAGTCGATTTCGGCGATGGAACGGTTGTAAGCGGCAAAGCGCCACAGGCTCCCGTCTCTAATGAGTTTTATTATATAGTAAGTGACAAATGCACCGAGTGTGTCGGCTTTCATGAAGAGCCACAGTGTGCAGCCGTTTGTCCGGTAGATTGCTGCGTTCCCGACCCAGAGGTCGTTGAAGATGAAGAAACGCTGCTTTCCAAGAAAGCCTGGTTACACGCAGAAGCCTAA
- a CDS encoding RNA polymerase sigma factor, which produces MFFKKSSSFAEHDLISVIQACRANDPRAQRTLFKQFFGYAKSICLRYTSSREEAEDVLNEGFLKVLQHLDRFDEKQPFKAWLRTILVNTAISHYRRNHQLEQHSNLESGEDVPFDDDIVDQIAADEILALVQQLTPTYRTVFMMHVVDGYSLHEIAGILSHNEATVRSNYARARQKLQQMIRQAYPFHAKTGPKAPLPYHEN; this is translated from the coding sequence TTGTTTTTCAAGAAATCATCCTCGTTTGCCGAACATGACCTTATCAGCGTCATTCAGGCCTGCCGTGCCAATGATCCGCGGGCGCAGCGAACGCTTTTCAAGCAGTTTTTCGGGTACGCCAAGAGTATATGTCTTCGCTATACATCGAGCCGCGAGGAAGCGGAAGATGTTTTGAACGAAGGCTTCCTGAAAGTCTTACAACATCTGGATCGCTTCGACGAAAAACAACCCTTCAAGGCCTGGCTGCGCACCATATTGGTCAACACAGCCATTAGTCATTACCGGCGGAATCACCAACTAGAACAACATTCTAATCTGGAATCAGGCGAAGACGTACCTTTTGACGATGACATCGTTGACCAGATAGCCGCCGACGAGATTCTGGCTTTGGTGCAACAGCTGACGCCAACTTACCGAACGGTGTTCATGATGCATGTCGTTGACGGATATAGCCTGCACGAAATTGCGGGCATTCTATCGCACAACGAAGCTACTGTACGCTCCAACTATGCGCGTGCGCGCCAGAAACTACAGCAAATGATTCGGCAAGCTTATCCATTCCACGCTAAGACCGGCCCCAAGGCCCCATTACCCTATCATGAAAACTGA
- a CDS encoding efflux RND transporter periplasmic adaptor subunit — MKRWIAIGLVVLVLGGIIVYNKVLHPAPGATPGGPGGGSAGKGGSEKGGPGGKGGPGGGGPATVSGFVVISKNLQEDVVSSGSLLAAEQVDIYPEISARITQLNIREGQPVKKGDLLVKLFDADLRAQLLKLQAQADNARRTEERNKQLLERGGISQQEFDITTTNLRSSLADIELVRANLQRTEIRAPFTGVIGLRNVSSGAVVSPNTLIARLQQVSSLKLDFSIPEKYGQSVHPGSEISFQVDGSNQSSQGVVYAIEPGVEEQTRNLRIRAKVNNTTARFRPGTFARVTLTIQNERSLVVPTQAVIPQTRTNQVIVVKNGKAQFKDVKTGIRTAGTIQILSGVQAGDTVATTGLLFLKQDAPVKIGRVVTLPGNSPKVASN; from the coding sequence GTGAAAAGATGGATTGCTATCGGTCTCGTCGTTCTTGTGCTCGGCGGGATAATTGTGTATAACAAAGTATTACATCCTGCTCCCGGTGCTACCCCAGGTGGTCCTGGAGGAGGCAGCGCTGGAAAAGGTGGCTCCGAAAAAGGAGGACCTGGGGGCAAAGGTGGCCCCGGCGGTGGCGGCCCGGCTACCGTTAGTGGCTTTGTTGTGATTTCGAAAAACCTACAGGAAGATGTTGTCTCCAGCGGATCGCTACTAGCAGCCGAACAGGTCGATATTTACCCTGAGATTTCCGCGCGCATTACTCAGCTAAACATTCGGGAAGGCCAACCCGTCAAAAAAGGGGATTTGCTGGTCAAACTTTTCGATGCCGATCTACGGGCACAGTTGTTGAAACTTCAGGCTCAGGCCGACAATGCCCGCCGAACGGAAGAGCGGAACAAGCAACTATTGGAACGGGGCGGCATAAGCCAACAGGAATTTGACATTACAACAACAAACCTACGGTCGTCGCTGGCCGATATCGAGTTGGTGAGAGCAAACCTGCAACGTACCGAAATCAGAGCGCCTTTTACGGGTGTCATCGGTTTGCGGAACGTCAGCTCGGGAGCGGTCGTTTCGCCCAATACGCTGATCGCCCGATTGCAACAGGTTTCGTCACTTAAACTTGATTTTTCGATCCCGGAAAAATACGGCCAGTCGGTGCATCCGGGTAGCGAGATATCTTTCCAGGTAGACGGCAGCAACCAATCCAGCCAAGGCGTTGTTTACGCTATAGAACCCGGTGTTGAAGAGCAAACCCGTAACCTACGTATTCGGGCGAAGGTTAACAACACAACGGCTCGCTTCCGCCCCGGTACGTTTGCCCGTGTGACGCTAACCATTCAGAACGAACGTAGTCTGGTTGTGCCCACACAGGCCGTAATTCCTCAGACGCGTACTAATCAGGTTATTGTCGTTAAGAACGGAAAGGCGCAGTTTAAAGACGTCAAAACCGGAATCCGTACGGCCGGAACCATCCAGATTCTGTCGGGTGTCCAGGCCGGAGATACCGTTGCAACAACGGGTTTGTTGTTTCTTAAGCAGGATGCTCCGGTCAAGATTGGCCGTGTAGTAACCCTACCCGGTAACAGCCCTAAAGTAGCCAGTAATTAA
- a CDS encoding efflux RND transporter permease subunit, producing the protein MSLPELSLNRPVFAMVMSIVIVLFGIIGFTFLGVREYPAIDPPVITVRTNYTGANPDIVESQITEPIEKSLNSIEGIRTISSNSALGASTITVEFNLDANLEQAANDVRDKVSQAQRQLPQDIDAPPVVTKADANSDPIIFMTVQSTTRNPTQLSDYAENVLQERLQTIPGVSQANIYGLKRQAMRLWIDPIKLSAYRLTAQDIQSALTAQNVELPSGKVYGNNTELTVKAVGRLTTEEDFNNLILRQTANQIVRFKDVGSAVLGAENEETLSKQNGAVGVILVLIPQPGANYVSIADEFYKRFDQLKKDLPSDIIVSVGIDRSTFIRRAIEEVGETLIISFVLVVLVIYFFFRDWLIAFRPLIDIPVSLIGAFFIMYVADFSINVLTLLGIVLATGLVVDDGIVVTENIFKKIEDGMDTKEAAREGSNEIFFAVLATSITLAIVFLPIIFLEGFVGRLFREFGIVVAGAVLISAFVSLTLTPVLSVKLTSKNHGKDSWFYKKTEPFFQWLDESYRDSLNGFMRKRGWAFVMIGACAVIIFGIGSLLKSELAPLEDRGRTRIAITSPEGTSYESQAATTDRVMQLVLDSIPETRLAFSVVAPGFSGAGAVNSSFVMINMVEPSERKRSQQEIVDYLTKNLKKFSEARMFATQDQTIQVGRGGGLPVQFVIQNLNFEKLREKLPVFLDEVAKDPTFQNNDVDLKFNKPELNISIDREKATNLGVSVQDVAQTLQLALSNRRLAYFLMNGKQYQVIGQVDRADRDEPVDLASFYVRSNQGQLIQLDNLVKFQEVSSPPQVYHYNRFKSATVSASLAPGKTIGDGVAAMNAIADRTLDQTFQTALSGPSRDYAESSSNTLFAFGLALVLVYLVLAAQFDSFVDPLIIMITVPLALAGAVFSLWMFNQTLNIFSQIGIIMLVGLVTKNGILIVEFANEQRLTGKNKFEAATESAAMRLRPILMTTLVAAFGALPLALALGSASKSRIPLGIVIVGGLMFSLVLTLYVVPVIYTYMTRRKDVSEEKTHQRPLPQPDGRPTGDTTKPEEMEVQL; encoded by the coding sequence ATGAGTCTGCCCGAATTAAGCCTGAACCGACCGGTCTTTGCTATGGTTATGTCCATTGTCATTGTCCTGTTCGGCATTATCGGCTTCACCTTCCTTGGTGTACGCGAGTATCCGGCGATTGACCCGCCGGTGATCACCGTACGGACCAATTATACTGGTGCGAACCCTGATATTGTCGAGTCGCAGATAACCGAGCCCATCGAGAAATCGCTCAACAGTATCGAGGGTATCCGGACCATCTCGTCCAACAGTGCGCTGGGAGCCAGTACGATTACCGTTGAATTCAATCTGGACGCCAACCTCGAACAGGCGGCCAATGACGTTCGTGACAAGGTTTCGCAGGCGCAGCGCCAGCTCCCGCAGGATATTGACGCCCCTCCGGTTGTAACCAAAGCCGACGCCAACTCGGACCCGATTATTTTCATGACCGTTCAAAGTACGACCCGTAACCCGACCCAATTATCGGATTACGCCGAGAACGTACTCCAAGAGCGTTTGCAGACGATTCCGGGCGTAAGTCAGGCCAATATTTACGGTCTTAAGCGCCAGGCTATGCGGCTTTGGATTGATCCAATCAAGTTGTCGGCTTATCGGCTGACCGCGCAGGACATTCAGAGTGCACTGACGGCTCAGAACGTCGAACTACCCAGTGGTAAGGTCTACGGAAACAATACAGAGCTGACGGTAAAAGCCGTTGGTCGCCTGACAACCGAAGAAGACTTTAATAACCTGATTCTGCGGCAGACGGCTAACCAGATCGTTCGCTTTAAAGATGTAGGCAGTGCAGTGTTAGGCGCTGAAAACGAAGAAACGCTATCGAAGCAAAACGGCGCAGTGGGTGTCATTCTGGTGCTTATTCCTCAGCCGGGAGCCAATTACGTGAGTATAGCCGACGAATTTTACAAGCGATTCGATCAGTTGAAGAAAGACCTCCCCAGCGATATTATCGTCAGCGTAGGGATTGACCGCAGTACGTTTATCCGTCGGGCGATTGAGGAAGTAGGCGAAACGCTGATCATTTCGTTTGTGCTCGTCGTATTGGTTATCTACTTCTTTTTCCGTGACTGGCTCATCGCCTTCCGTCCGCTGATTGATATTCCTGTATCGCTGATCGGAGCGTTTTTTATCATGTACGTTGCGGACTTTAGCATTAACGTACTAACGCTGCTCGGTATCGTACTGGCAACGGGTCTGGTGGTCGATGACGGGATCGTGGTCACGGAGAATATCTTCAAGAAAATTGAAGATGGCATGGATACCAAGGAAGCCGCCCGTGAAGGTTCTAACGAGATTTTCTTTGCGGTATTAGCCACATCGATTACGCTGGCGATCGTATTCCTGCCGATTATCTTCCTGGAGGGCTTCGTTGGTCGCTTATTCCGCGAATTTGGTATCGTCGTCGCGGGTGCCGTCTTGATTTCGGCCTTTGTTTCGTTGACGCTCACACCGGTACTAAGCGTAAAACTGACGAGCAAAAATCACGGTAAAGACTCCTGGTTCTACAAGAAAACGGAGCCGTTCTTTCAATGGCTTGACGAGTCGTACCGCGATTCGCTCAATGGTTTCATGCGCAAAAGGGGTTGGGCTTTCGTCATGATTGGTGCGTGCGCCGTAATTATTTTTGGCATTGGTTCGCTGCTTAAATCAGAATTAGCTCCGCTCGAAGACCGTGGCCGTACCCGTATTGCGATTACGTCGCCGGAAGGAACAAGCTATGAATCGCAGGCCGCAACTACCGACCGCGTGATGCAGCTTGTCCTCGACTCCATCCCCGAAACACGGTTGGCATTCAGCGTCGTAGCACCTGGTTTTTCGGGAGCAGGCGCGGTAAACTCGTCGTTCGTGATGATCAACATGGTTGAGCCTTCCGAACGCAAACGTTCGCAGCAGGAGATTGTCGATTACCTAACCAAGAACCTGAAAAAGTTCAGCGAAGCGCGTATGTTTGCTACGCAGGACCAGACGATCCAAGTCGGTCGGGGTGGCGGTTTGCCCGTTCAGTTCGTTATCCAGAACCTGAATTTTGAAAAGCTACGGGAGAAACTACCAGTTTTCCTTGACGAAGTCGCCAAAGATCCAACGTTTCAGAACAACGACGTTGACCTGAAATTCAACAAGCCGGAGCTAAACATCAGCATCGACCGCGAAAAGGCAACCAACCTCGGTGTTTCGGTACAGGATGTGGCGCAGACGTTGCAGCTGGCCCTGAGTAACCGTCGTCTGGCGTACTTCCTGATGAACGGAAAGCAGTATCAGGTGATTGGGCAGGTTGACCGGGCCGACCGCGACGAACCCGTCGATCTGGCTTCGTTCTACGTCCGCTCCAATCAGGGTCAGCTAATTCAGTTGGACAACCTGGTGAAATTTCAGGAGGTGAGCAGCCCACCCCAGGTGTACCACTACAATCGATTTAAGTCGGCTACCGTATCGGCCAGCTTGGCTCCCGGCAAAACCATTGGTGATGGGGTAGCCGCTATGAATGCTATTGCTGATCGTACGCTTGACCAAACGTTCCAGACGGCGCTCTCCGGCCCTTCGCGCGACTACGCCGAAAGTTCATCGAATACCTTGTTCGCCTTTGGTTTAGCGCTGGTGTTGGTTTATCTGGTCTTGGCCGCCCAGTTCGATTCGTTTGTCGATCCACTGATTATTATGATTACCGTACCGCTGGCGCTGGCCGGGGCTGTCTTCTCGCTTTGGATGTTCAATCAGACGCTGAACATCTTTAGTCAGATCGGTATCATCATGCTCGTGGGTCTGGTTACTAAAAACGGTATTCTGATTGTCGAATTTGCGAACGAGCAACGATTAACGGGCAAGAATAAGTTTGAAGCCGCCACCGAATCAGCGGCTATGCGGTTACGACCTATTCTGATGACAACGCTCGTGGCTGCGTTTGGCGCATTACCGCTCGCATTAGCGCTTGGGTCGGCATCGAAGAGCCGTATTCCACTGGGTATTGTGATTGTGGGCGGTCTGATGTTCTCACTCGTGCTTACGCTCTACGTCGTACCAGTAATTTATACGTATATGACTCGCCGGAAAGACGTTTCGGAAGAGAAAACGCACCAACGTCCATTACCACAACCAGATGGTCGACCAACGGGAGACACGACAAAGCCCGAAGAGATGGAAGTGCAACTTTAA
- a CDS encoding ammonium transporter — MQKPNYVPLILLGAFAILGVLPGFNSVPTQIVTEGINSGDTAWMLVATALVLLMTPGLAYFYGGMVNNKNVISTMLQSFIAMGVISILWVVVGFSLAFGSSIGGIVGNPMDHFMFKGVLDGKPWSLAASIPLVVFAFFQLKFAVITPALVTGSMAERVNFRSYVLFMILFSLFVYAPLAHMTWHPEGILFKMGVLDFAGGTVVHMSAGWAALAGALYLKRRKSHLEASYFPPANIPFVLLGTGLLWFGWFGFNAGSAVGATPLAASAFATTNTAAAAAGLAWVLFDAAKGKKVSALGFCIGAVVGLVAITPAAGFVTVPTSIFIGTVASIISNYVAHLRSKSTLDDTLDVFPCHGVGGMVGLVMTGIFASKGVNSAVVDEGLAFGQTTLFTNHMIALVGVSIFAFAMSYLILKITDLILPLRVSEEDEKSGLDVSQHDEFLIEA, encoded by the coding sequence ATGCAAAAGCCCAATTACGTACCTCTAATTCTCCTGGGAGCTTTCGCCATACTCGGTGTGCTTCCCGGCTTTAACAGTGTTCCGACCCAGATCGTAACGGAAGGCATCAACTCTGGCGATACAGCCTGGATGCTTGTTGCTACGGCGCTTGTTTTGTTGATGACACCCGGCCTGGCGTACTTCTACGGTGGGATGGTCAATAACAAAAACGTAATCTCGACGATGCTACAAAGCTTTATCGCGATGGGTGTTATCAGCATATTATGGGTGGTTGTTGGCTTTAGCCTAGCCTTCGGTTCATCGATTGGCGGTATTGTCGGCAATCCAATGGATCACTTCATGTTCAAAGGTGTACTCGACGGCAAGCCCTGGTCATTAGCGGCAAGTATCCCACTGGTCGTCTTTGCTTTCTTTCAACTGAAATTCGCGGTAATTACGCCCGCTCTGGTAACAGGTTCGATGGCTGAGCGCGTTAATTTCCGGTCGTACGTATTGTTTATGATCCTGTTCAGCCTGTTCGTATATGCTCCCTTGGCACACATGACCTGGCATCCAGAAGGTATTCTGTTCAAAATGGGCGTTCTTGATTTTGCCGGTGGTACGGTTGTCCACATGTCGGCAGGCTGGGCTGCTTTGGCCGGTGCCTTGTACCTGAAGCGTCGTAAGTCGCACCTCGAAGCCAGCTATTTTCCACCAGCCAACATTCCATTTGTGTTGTTAGGTACGGGGCTGCTGTGGTTTGGCTGGTTCGGTTTCAACGCCGGTTCGGCAGTAGGTGCTACGCCACTCGCTGCTTCGGCTTTCGCTACGACGAATACGGCTGCGGCTGCGGCTGGTCTGGCCTGGGTTCTGTTCGATGCTGCTAAAGGCAAGAAAGTATCGGCGCTTGGTTTCTGCATCGGTGCGGTTGTCGGTTTGGTTGCGATTACGCCAGCGGCTGGTTTTGTTACGGTTCCTACGTCGATCTTTATCGGTACGGTTGCTTCTATTATCTCGAACTATGTGGCTCACCTGCGCTCGAAATCAACGCTCGATGATACCCTCGACGTATTCCCTTGCCACGGTGTTGGGGGTATGGTTGGTTTAGTAATGACGGGGATCTTCGCTAGCAAAGGGGTAAACTCAGCCGTAGTAGACGAAGGGTTGGCATTCGGTCAAACGACCTTGTTCACAAACCACATGATTGCACTGGTTGGCGTTTCGATATTTGCCTTCGCTATGTCGTATCTGATCTTGAAAATCACGGATCTGATTCTGCCACTGCGTGTGTCTGAAGAAGATGAGAAGTCAGGTCTGGATGTTAGTCAGCATGACGAATTCCTGATCGAAGCATAA